One genomic window of Cercospora beticola chromosome 5, complete sequence includes the following:
- a CDS encoding uncharacterized protein (antiSMASH:Cluster_17) yields MFSFFLLLASQSLVLAKPVSYKQLADRYQPSYNEPAPPTYDHPSYNEPAPPAYDQPEYAEPAPPKYDQPSPPPAYGPSYDQPTCNGYGPCETDYVTSTSFTLNATSVVTTTVTTTIAQPSGRQQGTVIIVLPGNYTTTTVTVSTIVAPVTTTVTQTVTGQPGTIIIQLPPTGGATGPTTTTPQPGATALPNLTTITEYDPTITASATTTVPGVAGGPGTVIIDQPVDFETTTIYDPSLREGTTSTEYVPGQPTGLIVVRAPEVYETTTVYNTAITISATSTLTTFAPGPPLTTGLVELDLPVSFTTSAVYDPEIQSPVTTTIYNGGPSGTVIVTDRAVYSTTTVYNTAISAATSTTITPFAPGPPLTTGLVELDLPVSYTTSAVYDPEIQSPITTTIYNGGPSGTVVIRDRAVYSTTTIYNTAIAAPSSSTLTSFTPGPPLTTGLVELDLPVSFTTSAIYDPAIESAVSSTVYTGGPSGTVFITDRAIYSTTTVYNTAIAAPSSSTLTSFAPGPPVVTGLVELDLPVSFTTSAIYDPAIVEAVSSTVYTGGPLGTVFVTDRAIYTTTTSYDLSFTAEASTTLTTFQPGPPVVTGLVQLDEPVTLTTTTIYDPAIVDAVSTTDYTGGPSGTVFVTDRAIYTTTTSYDLSFTAEASATLTTFQAGPPVVTGVVQLDEPVTLSTTTIYDPAIQNPVSTTVYTGGPTGIVSVTDRAVYVTSTSYDLSFTAEASTTLTTFRPGPPIVTGLVQLDEPVSLATTTIYDPAIQVPISTTVYTGGPSGVVSVTDRAVYETSTSYDLSFTAEASTTLTTFQPGPPIVTGLVQLNEPVTLSTTTIYDPLVDTPISTTVYTGGPSGVVSVTDKAVYETTTNYGTQFAEPTTTTVALFNAGPPLTPGTVRVDQPVTFTTTTVYDPLIDTPASTTIYTGGPSGTVSVTDRAVYETTTNFGTQFAAPATTTLASFTPGPPIVPGTVRVDQPVVFTTTTVYDPLIDTPASTTIYTGGPSGTVSVTERAVYETITSFGTQFAAVATSTVALFNPGPPQVAGTVEVDSPPQLTTITSYGNFPAEATTTNYVDGAPTGTVEVDVPVQYTTTTAFGDFPVSTSSINYDPGSPSGTVIQQGPLYVTTTSYGLASSTSTIVTGNPMTQGTILQVLPATEAVQAPIVVVTKSVGTSQSAPFAIPAPPTDPVVPPIPAPTQCGNQGLAWADYANIGGGYAPGYPTFRAAPYKTITPRHQGVTTSIGGFSFKPIGVTGTLEIYNGVVIPSDYWVINHQAYIYPGVSGDYTFTSYNADDIVLVWIGPTAYAGWTRTNAILEQVYATPPQGFTGYPGEPPVSVTITLEAGVYYPIRVMAANAQLQAEFHLLVTAPDGTEFLGPQTQASPYLVQYSCDETSAPRFPAFGMQL; encoded by the exons ATGTTTTCGTTTTTCCTCCTTTTGGCTTCGCAGAGCCTGGTGCTCGCGAAGCCTGTCTCGTATAAACAGCTAGCTGATCGCTATCAGCCTTCGTACAACGAACCTGCACCTCCGACGTACGATCATCCATCGTACAACGAGCCAGCACCTCCAGCATATGATCAGCCAGAATATGCTGAGCCAGCACCTCCGAAATACGACCAACCCAGCCCGCCTCCTGCATATGGACCGTCGTACGATCAGCCAACCTGCAACGGCTATGGACCCTGCGAAACCGACTACGTgacttcgacatcgttcACCCTCAATGCTACCAGCGTTGTGACTACAACCGTGACGACTACCATCGCACAACCAAGCGGACGCCAGCAAGGAACAGTCATCATCGTTCTTCCAGGAAACTACACCACCACAACCGTCACTGTCTCTACAATCGTTGCGCCTGTTACCACTACCGTGACTCAGACTGTCACTGGCCAGCCTGGGACTATCATCATTCAACTGCCACCAACAGGCGGTGCTACTGGCCCTACGACTACAACTCCTCAGCCTGGCGCTACTGCACTTCCCAACTTGACTACCATCACCGAATACGATCCTACCATCACAGCGTCTGCCACGACCACAGTTCCTGGTGTTGCCGGTGGTCCCGGGACTGTCATCATCGACCAGCCAGTGGATTTTGAAACCACAACGATCTACGACCCGTCGCTTCGTGAGGGTACGACTTCCACTGAGTATGTCCCCGGCCAGCCTACCGGATTGATTGTCGTCAGAGCACCTGAAGTTTATGAGACCACCACTGTCTACAACACTGCGATCACAATTTCCGCGACTTCAACTCTGACGACTTTCGCGCCCGGACCGCCTCTCACGACTGGCTTGGTGGAGCTCGATCTCCCAGTATCGTTCACTACATCTGCGGTATACGATCCAGAAATTCAGTCACCTGTCACAACCACTATCTATAATGGAGGCCCATCTGGAACGGTGATCGTCACTGACCGAGCTGTCTACTCTACGACTACTGTCTACAACACTGCTATTTCGGCCGCCACTAGCACCACTATTACGCCTTTCGCGCCGGGGCCGCCACTCACGACTGGACTGGTAGAGCTTGATCTTCCCGTGTCGTACACCACATCTGCGGTATACGATCCGGAAATTCAATCGCCAATTACGACAACTATTTACAATGGAGGTCCATCTGGTACGGTCGTAATCAGGGATCGTGCTGTCTACTCGACGACTACAATCTATAACACTGCCATTGCGGCCCCTTCTAGTTCTACACTGACATCTTTCACGCCTGGACCTCCTCTTACGACTGGCCTAGTCGAGCTGGACCTTCCAGTCTCATTTACCACATCCGCGATTTATGACCCTGCTATCGAATCTGCAGTTTCTAGCACGGTTTACACGGGTGGTCCCTCGGGCACAGTTTTCATAACCGATCGTGCTATTTACTCGACTACCACCGTTTACAACACCGCTATTGCAGCCCCCTCAAGCTCTACTCTTACATCATTTGCTCCTGGCCCACCTGTCGTAACTGGTCTTGTGGAGCTGGACCTGCCTGTTTCCTTCACTACCTCTGCTATTTACGATCCGGCTATCGTAGAGGCAGTTTCTTCTACCGTTTATACCGGAGGTCCTCTTGGCACAGTCTTTGTTACGGATCGTGCCATTTACACTACGACGACCTCGTACGATCTTTCTTTTACCGCAGAGGCTTCAACGACCTTGACTACCTTCCAGCCAGGGCCACCTGTAGTTACTGGTCTTGTCCAACTTGACGAGCCAGTTACTCTAACCACGACAACCATTTACGATCCGGCTATCGTCGATGCCGTGTCTACCACTGATTATACTGGAGGACCTTCAGGGACAGTTTTCGTGACGGATCGTGCCATTTACACTACGACAACCTCATACGATCTTTCTTTCACCGCAGAGGCTTCGGCCACTTTGACTACCTTCCAAGCAGGGCCACCTGTAGTCACTGGTGTTGTCCAGCTTGACGAGCCAGTCACCCTTTCCACGACGACCATTTACGATCCTGCGATTCAGAACCCTGTCAGCACTACCGTCTATACCGGCGGCCCTACCGGCATCGTCTCGGTCACTGACCGTGCCGTGTACGTCACAAGCACATCGTATGACCTCTCTTTCACTGCAGAGGCCTCAACAACACTCACCACATTCCGACCTGGTCCACCAATTGTTACCGGACTCGTCCAGCTTGACGAGCCAGTCAGCCTGGCGACAACAACCATTTATGACCCTGCCATCCAGGTCCCTATCAGCACCACTGTCTACACGGGAGGCCCAAGCGGAGTCGTCTCGGTCACTGATAGAGCTGTTTATGAGACAAGCACATCTTACGACCTGTCCTTTACTGCTGAAGCGTCCACAACGCTCACCACGTTCCAACCTGGACCACCGATCGTCACTGGACTCGTACAGCTGAATGAGCCAGTGACTCTTTCGACGACTACAATTTATGATCCTTTGGTTGATACCCCCATCAGCACCACAGTGTACACGGGAGGCCCCAGCGGAGTCGTTTCAGTGACCGACAAGGCAGTGTATGAAACAACCACCAACTACGGAACACAGTTTGCCGAGCCGACCACGACGACTGTCGCATTGTTCAACGCCGGCCCACCTTTGACGCCAGGTACCGTTCGTGTTGATCAACCAGTGACCTTCACAACTACCACTGTGTATGACCCTCTGATCGACACACCAGCCTCGACGACAATCTACACTGGTGGGCCAAGCGGAACCGTCTCAGTGACCGACAGGGCGGTATATGAGACAACCACAAACTTTGGTACGCAGTTTGCAGCTCCAGCTACAACCACTCTGGCGTCTTTCACCCCAGGTCCCCCCATTGTGCCAGGTACTGTCCGTGTTGATCAACCAGTGGTCTTCACGACTACCACTGTCTATGATCCGTTGATTGATACGCCAGCTTCAACGACAATCTACACTGGTGGGCCAAGTGGAACCGTCTCTGTCACCGAGAGGGCGGTATACGAAACTATAACATCGTTTGGAACCCAGttcgctgctgtcgccaCGTCTACCGTTGCACTCTTCAACCCAGGTCCACCTCAAGTTGCAGGCACAGTCGAGGTCGACTCGCCTCCTCAGCTCACCACCATCACTTCGTATGGAAACTTCCCTGCCGAAGCCACCACCACTAACTACGTCGATGGTGCGCCCACCGGGACTGTCGAGGTCGATGTCCCTGTGCAGTACACTACAACGACTGCATTTGGCGATTTCCCTGTCTCCACATCTTCGATTAACTACGATCCTGGCTCACCTTCCGGAACCGTGATCCAACAAGGTCCACTGTACGTGACAACGACCAGCTACGGTTTGGCCTCTTCTACAAGCACTATCGTCACAGGTAATCCGATGACGCAAGGCACGATTCTTCAAGTCCTCCCCGCGACCGAAGCTGTTCAAGCACCAATCGTAGTTGTCACTAAGTCCGTCGGCACTTCTCAGAGTGCTCCATTCGCGATCCCTGCGCCTCCCACCGATCCGGTCGTTCCACCAATACCTGCGCCGACTCAGTGTGGCAACCAAGGTCTTGCTTGGGCTGACTACGCGAACATTGGCGGTGGCTATGCTCCAGGCTACCCTACCTTCAGAGCCGCG CCTTATAAGACCATTACACCAAGACACCAAGGAGTGACCACCTCCATTGGCGGATTCTCCTTCAAGCCGATCGGTGTCACTGGTACACTCGAAATTTACAACGGCGTTGTCATTCCTAGCGACTACTGGGTAATCAACCACCAGGCTTACATCTACCCCGGCGTCTCTGGAGACTACACATTCACATCTTACAATGCTGACGATATTGTGCTCGTGTGGATTGGTCCAACCGCATATGCAGGCTGGACAAGAACGAACGCCATCTTGGAGCAAGTCTATGCAACTCCACCACAGGGCTTCACTGGTTATCCAG GTGAACCCCCGGTCAGTGTTACTATCACACTCGAAGCAGGCGTCTACTATCCAATCCGTGTCATGGCCGCGAACGCTCAGTTGCAGGCCGAATTCCATCTCCTCGTCACCGCTCCGGACGGCACGGAGTTCTTGGGTCCCCAGACCCAGGCGTCGCCATACCTCGTACAGTACTCTTGCGATGAGACATCTGCGCCTCGATTCCCAGCTTTTGGTATGCAGCTCTAA
- a CDS encoding uncharacterized protein (antiSMASH:Cluster_17), whose protein sequence is MRATLLGENISYIWRAVSLLLKILPIALSVGYKLFVGGISTHEIGASGEMYPKFFGLYAPPGLDWTGPILMTNVTLPFIQATATNVSFYSAEGVPKLDPPYRKLPRAYGYNMLMLDEHSVAMLDTPKPEWVSRVQADLELGERWNVTATVTATVSVKNDTADEFRNLDRDEDEAYWAGYGAIAGQEWPNSTFATANRHNGWSTGLMSNRGGQGDESWTYIGLYPNVRTRSE, encoded by the coding sequence ATGCGCGCCACGCTTCTTGGAGAGAACATCAGCTATATCTGGAGGGCCGTTTCTCTGCTGCTAAAGATCTTGCCAATAGCACTGAGCGTTGGGTACAAACTGTTCGTGGGCGGCATCAGTACGCATGAGATTGGCGCCAGCGGCGAGATGTACCCTAAGTTCTTCGGCTTGTACGCTCCTCCTGGATTGGACTGGACTGGCCCGATCCTGATGACGAACGTGACTTTACCATTCATACAAGCGACAGCAACGAATGTGTCTTTCTACTCTGCTGAAGGAGTTCCGAAGCTCGATCCGCCGTATCGCAAACTTCCTCGAGCGTATGGTTACAACATGCTTATGCTTGACGAACACTCTGTCGCCATGCTCGACACTCCAAAACCTGAGTGGGTGAGCCGAGTGCAAGCGGATCTTGAATTGGGAGAGCGATGGAATGTAACTGCAACAGTCACAGCCACCGTTTCTGTCAAGAATGACACTGCCGACGAGTTTCGCAACCTGGAtcgagacgaagatgaggcgTACTGGGCAGGATATGGTGCCATTGCGGGCCAAGAGTGGCCGAATAGTACTTTCGCCACTGCGAACCGGCACAATGGCTGGAGCACAGGTCTCATGTCAAATCGAGGCGGGCAAGGCGACGAGTCTTGGACTTATATTGGCCTGTACCCGAATGTACGCACACGATCCGAGTAG
- a CDS encoding uncharacterized protein (antiSMASH:Cluster_17): MTAVVASMKWSLITVVNDPSRPGWDTNWDGIYANTGLKYTARPKIVSSKLTLQRSYLILLLFAVQPTMTLAMIAGSMMPRKVPVGKGFGIIAVLAGVRPESLGILKGAGFSGEVTEPIQLNIHIVEDESRSAKIVYTLSDQGPGPAEDLHRRWRYS; encoded by the coding sequence ATGACGGCAGTGGTTGCTTCGATGAAGTGGTCGCTCATTACCGTTGTGAACGACCCGTCCAGACCTGGCTGGGATACGAACTGGGATGGCATCTACGCCAACACTGGACTGAAGTACACTGCAAGGCCTAAGATCGTGTCTTCGAAATTGACCTTACAAAGATCATACTTGATTTTGCTACTCTTCGCAGTCCAGCCAACCATGACACTCGCGATGATCGCAGGCAGTATGATGCCCCGCAAGGTCCCAGTGGGCAAGGGCTTTGGTATCATTGCCGTGTTGGCAGGTGTACGACCGGAATCGTTGGGCATTCTCAAGGGCGCAGGGTTCTCGGGCGAGGTGACGGAGCCCATTCAATTGAACATTCACATCGTAGAGGATGAGAGCAGGTCGGCCAAGATAGTCTATACCCTGAGCGACCAAGGCCCGGGCCCAGCAGAGGATTTACACCGACGTTGgcgatatagctag
- a CDS encoding uncharacterized protein (antiSMASH:Cluster_17) translates to MAPTLEHHFTVRAYFDGPNILNCGTVKGGPQRTVLNPQTNTSHLDVRLSFRTPEGHGIYVHYDGMMQVDEACLAAILNKDAKTTQYGDHELFSTPIMETSDESKKWIESSSWVAEGRWVVEDGKVAIEYEVYRVRPTKK, encoded by the exons ATGGCTCCAACTCTCGAACACCACTTCACAGTCCGAGCATACTTCGATGGTCCCAACATCCTCAATTGCGGAACAGTCAAAGGTGGACCACAAAGAACAGTC CTCAACCCGCAAACCAACACCAGCCACCTTGACGTCCGACTCAGTTTCAGAACACCCGAGGGTCACGGCATTTATGTGCATTATGATGGCATGATGCAAGTGGATGAAGCTTGCCTGGCAGCAATCCTGAACAAGGATGCTAAGACAACACAATATGGCGACCATGAACTGTTCTCGACGCCGATTATGGAGACGAGTGATGAGAGTAAGAAGTGGATTGAAAGCTCCAGCTGGGTTGCAGAAGGGCGATGGGTTGTGGAGGACGGCAAGGTCGCGATTGAGTATGAGGTATACCGTGTCCGACCAACGAAGAAGTGA
- a CDS encoding uncharacterized protein (antiSMASH:Cluster_17~CAZy:AA3) yields MKSFTAYSLLGALGLVCAAPATQEYDYVIVGGGVSGLVVANRLSEDEQVTVLVIESGESVDTDATKIPYKANDLTSSAGLIWENITSLPEPALGNSTFNVLVAKVLGGGSVINGMVYDRGSAADYDAWEALGNEGWGWQGLFPYFKKGTTFQPPSAAVAENFNITWDPEAYGDGPLPVSIVDTQYPDIKDYWDAWRATGVHIPIDGNNGEAYGPSWYPNTVDKNTGRRAHARYAFIDPVSERKNLKVLTGTTAEKIVFGDANSPSTATGVEVVSGGTGETAIVNAKKEVILAAGAIQTPKLLQLSGVGPKPVLEAAGIEVKVELDAVGSNFQDHPYATVIFNTTSTTFPSVNSLMNNATFNASAWEEYEVSKTGPYTYARGNALAFISLPDMTANFSSVSSQLDNENALDYLPSLYQNNAELLAGFTAQRDIISSIFGRKDAAVAEFPIPADATYSIVAVQKPVSRGTVHLNPANPTGPPNVLYNAFVNPVDRRILSVGMRYLRELFSYPPLQEKFSISETVPGAQYTSDVEIYDALVEQQTLAPSFAHPSCSCPMMPEELGGCVSDTLLVYGTQRLSIVDASIIPIIPSQHLQSTIYMIGEKAADLIKARA; encoded by the exons ATGAAGTCCTTCACAGCATACTCGCTTCTCGGCGCCTTGGGACTTGTATGCGCTGCACCGGCAACTCAAGAATATGACTATGTGATAGTCGGTGGCGGCGTCTCCGGTCTGGTCGTTGCAAACCGTCTCAGCGAAGATGAGCAAG TCACCGTCCTTGTTATCGAGAGCGGCGAGTCAGTGGACACTGATGCCACCAAAATTCCGTACAAGGCCAACGATCTCACCTCCAGTGCTGGTCTCATATGGGAGAATATCACATCGCTGCCCGAGCCGGCACTTGGAAACTCCACCTTCAACGTCCTTGTGGCGAAGGTGCTGGGAGGAGGCTCAGTGATCAATGGAATGGTTTATGATCGGGGTTCTGCCGCTGACTATGATGCTTGGGAAGCGCTTGGAAACGAAGGCTGGGGCTGGCAAGGCCTGTTTCCATACTTCAAGAAGGGTACCACCTTCCAGCCTCCATCTGCAGCTGTCGCCGAGAACTTCAACATTACCTGGGATCCTGAAGCGTATGGTGATGGGCCTTTGCCTGTGAGCATTGTTGATACTCAGTATCCTGATATCAAGGACTACTGGGATGCCTGGAGAGCTACTGGAGTTCATATTCCAATTGACGGCAACAATGGCGAGGCTTATGGACCGTCGTGGTACCCGAACACGGTGGACAAGAACACTGGGCGCAGAGCACAtgctcgctacgccttcaTCGATCCGGTCTCTGAACGCAAAAACCTCAAAGTTTTGACTGGCACTACAGCAGAGAAGATTGTCTTTGGCGATGCCAATTCTCCGTCCACCGCCACTGGTGTTGAGGTTGTATCTGGCGGCACTGGAGAAACCGCTATTGTCAATGCAAAAAAGGAAGTCATTCTCGCAGCAGGTGCGATCCAGACTCCCAAACTTCTGCAATTGAGCGGCGTTGGTCCAAAACCAGTTCTCGAAGCAGCCGGTATTGAAGTGAAGGTCGAGCTTGATGCTGTTGGATCAAACTTCCAGGATCACCCGTACGCTACCGTTATCTTCAACACTACCTCCACTACATTCCCAAGCGTGAACTCGCTGATGAACAACGCGACGTTCAATGCTTCTGCCTGGGAAGAATATGAAGTCAGCAAGACAGGACCGTACACCTATGCTCGCGGAAATGCCCTCGCATTCATTTCCCTTCCGGACATGACTGCAAACTTCAGCAGCGTCAGCTCCCAGCTTGACAACGAGAATGCCCTCGACTACCTGCCATCGCTCTACCAGAACAATGCCGAACTTCTTGCTGGCTTTACCGCTCAAAGGGACATTATCAGCTCGATCTTCGGTCGCAAAGACGCCGCTGTAGCCGAGTTCCCCATTCCAGCAGACGCAACCTACAGCATCGTAGCTGTTCAGAAGCCTGTATCGCGTGGAACAGTTCACCTGAATCCAGCCAACCCAACTGGTCCTCCAAACGTCCTCTACAACGCATTCGTCAACCCTGTCGACCGACGGATATTGTCCGTCGGAATGCGATATCTGCGCGAACTTTTCTCGTACCCTCCCCTCCAGGAGAAGTTCTCCATCTCAGAGACCGTGCCAGGAGCACAGTACACTTCTGATGTCGAAATTTACGACGCATTGGTAGAGCAGCAGACGCTAGCTCCAAGCTTCGCGCATCCTTCGTGCAGTTGCCCAATGATGCCAGAGGAACTGGGTGGCTGTGTCAGCGATACCTTGTTGGTCTACGGCACTCAGAGGCTGAGTATCGTGGACGCGAGCATCATCCCGATCATTCCGAGTCAGCATTTGCAGAGCACTATTTATATGATCGGTGAGAAGGCTGCGGATTTGATCAAGGCGAGGGCATGA
- a CDS encoding uncharacterized protein (antiSMASH:Cluster_17), with product MASTNGHQYPDHFHQLVSWAANNSPNHTNQNSNGNAMAYPPTLQVSVDTERFIQTRNALTSAYIGLSSSIDTAIKAYIAHTDVVLQGAGNFDISQLLLPFQGVAGAAQVAEQAIQNGLIQLAAAPIDANGNLVDPKKREKRPYKQRDPNAPKRPLTAYFRYLKEVRPFIAKEVATNPPSDGTKAGDISKIATERWRTMTEAQRKPYHAAYQSELSAYEEATKAYKAAGGKAEDVEDGDAEVESPSALPADVVAAAEDESDDDSSSDDSSSSEESDEHEDVPAKLPTPPPPKAKTPKAGPKKVKAAADATPAANMAIDPQLTSSAPIAQMTPSSSLALPPSQPQASSKKRKAAAAVETPGTAEGGEKKKRGKSSKKDDVLAEQAASAAQLQVPESSQAEAGSGTEKKKRKKRKSEAAAA from the exons ATGGCTTCCACCAACGGCCACCAATATCCCGACCACTTTCACCAGCTCGTCTCGTGGGCCGCGAATAACAGCCCAAACCACACAAATCAAAACAGCAACGGCAACGCGATGGCCTATCCTCCAACGCTGCAGGTGTCGGTCGACACGGAGCGCTTCATCCAGACGCGCAATGCT CTCACCAGCGCGTACATCGGCCTGAGCAGCTCCATCGACACCGCCATCAAGGCCTACATCGCCCACACCGACGTCGTGCTGCAAGGCGCCGGCAACTTCGACATCAGCCAACTGCTTCTGCCCTTTCAAGGCGTCGCAGGCGCTGCTCAAGTCGCAGAGCAAGCTATTCAGAATGGCTTGATCCAGCTCGCCGCCGCGCCCATCGATGCGAACGGCAATCTGGTCGATCCCAAGAAGCGAGAGAAGCGCCCATACAAGCAACGCGACCCCAATGCGCCCAAGCGACCACTCACCGCCTACTTCCGCTACTTGAAGGAGGTGCGCCCATTCATCGCGAAAGAGGTTGCTACAAACCCGCCCAGCGATGGCACCAAGGCTGGCGACATCAGCAAGATCGCCACTGAAAGATGGAGGACCATGACTGAAGCTCAGCGCAAGCCATATCACGCTGCGTATCAGAGCGAGCTGAGCGCGTACGAGGAGGCTACCAAGGCATACAAAGCTGCAGGTGGCAAGGCTGAGGATGTTGAAGATGGAGATGCAGAGGTGGAATCTCCCTCTGCTCTGCCTGCGGATGTGGTCGCCGCtgcagaagatgagagcgacgacgattcCTCATCCGACGACAGCTCTAGCAGTGAGGAGTCCGACGAGCATGAGGATGTCCCAGCCAAGCTGCCgactcctccgccaccgaaGGCTAAGACACCCAAAGCTGGACCAAAGAAAGTCAAGGCCGCTGCCGATGCCACTCCTGCCGCCAACATGGCTATCGACCCGCAACTGACCTCGAGTGCTCCCATCGCTCAAATGACACCCTCCAGCTCCCTCGCATTACCTCCATCGCAACCTCAAgcgagctcgaagaagcgcaaggctgcagctgcggTCGAGACGCCGGGCACTGCTGAGggtggcgagaagaagaagcgtggCAAGTCGAGTAAGAAGGATGATGTGCTGGCTGAgcaagctgcttctgctgcacagCTACAAGTGCCTGAGTCGAGTCAAGCGGAAGCTGGCAGTGgaaccgagaagaagaagcgcaagaagaggaagagcgaaGCAGCTGCGGCTTAG